From the Oxalobacter vibrioformis genome, the window GCTGGATTCACCCGAATCCGTTGGGCGGTATGCGGCCGAGCGGACGCTGGCCCGACTGAATGCCCGCCAGATCGAGACGCAGCGCTGCCCGGTACTTTTTGAGGCGCCGCTTGCGATCGGGTTGATGAGCGCGTTTGTCAATGCGGTTTCAGGCGGTGCGCTGTATCGCAAGTCCAGCTTTCTGGTGGATTCACTGGGCAGGCAGGTTTTCCCGGAACATATCAGTCTTTTTGAGGATCCGCATATTATTGGCGCCACCGGCTCATCACCTTTTGATGATGAGGGTGTGAGAACAACAGCACGGTATGTTGTCAGCAACGGTATTGTCCAGGGTTATTTTCTTTCATCCTACTCGGCACGGCGTCTTGGCATGAAAACAACAGGCAATGCCGGCGGTGCGCATAATCTCTTTTTCACGTCATCACAGACAGGGAAAACGGATGATTTTGCCGCCATGCTGAAAAAGCTTGACAGGGGCCTGGTGGTGACCGACCTGATGGGGCAGGGCGTCAATTATGTCACGGGTGATTATTCGCGTGGTGCATCCGGCTTCTGGGTGGAAAACGGTGTTATTCAGTACCCGGTGCAGGAAATTACCATTGCCGGCAACCTGAAAGACATGTTTGCCCAGATCGTGGCAATTGGTGCTGATGTGATTAACCGCGGGGGGCGTGAGTCCGGTTCCATCCTGATTGAAAACATGATGGTAGCGGGGAACTAGGGTTTTTCCGCTGTTTCATCCGGATAGTATGCTGCCGTCGGGACACGTTTTGACTCAATGACCCATTGCCCGTTCACGAGGGTGCGGGCGGTGACTTCAATCATGTCACCGGAAGCGGTCATCGCTTCCTCGAATTCATAAACCTTGAGCAGGCCTTTGCCCGGCACGACTTCATATTCTGTGGCGAGATGCCAGCAGCAGCCCGACTTGCTGAACGTGACAAGCCGTTTTCGCTGGTGGTCGACATGAAACATCCCGAGATTGTCATGGGCCAGTGCGGTCAGTTCTTCGCTGGGCATGAATTTTTTCCGGGTGATGTTGTAGACGTACACATCGTAGGATGGCCCGCCGTATCCTGACTCGTTGCCGTTCCGGATGGCGATATCCTCATGGCCGTCAAAATTGAAATCGTCAAAAATCAGGACACTCTGTTCGCCATAAAGCTCAACGACACTGACCGACGGCTGACCATCGGCGGATGGAAAGAAAAAAAGATCATCGGAGTGAAAAGTCTGGAACAGTTTTCCGGTTTTTTTGCTGAACAGTTTGATTTCACCCGGTCCACCGCATTCATCTTTTTTGCAGATGACTGAAATTTCAGCCAGGTAATTTTCAGATACCCCTGGCAGCGTAAAGCGCGTTTGGGCAACCGCAGAACTGAAGAGAAAGGCAAAGAGAAGAAAACCACACAGGCGTTTCACGGACTGCTCCATCAGAGAGGATATTCAGAAGCGACAGGACGCAGAGCATGCTGATTGAGCGCCAGTTGCCAGTCATCACGATCAGTATGGGCGGGTGTGTGCCAGGGCGCAAGCGGCCAGTTGATCGCCCGGCGGATACCGTGCAGCGCATTCACCACCCATGTTTCGCAGCCATCCAGTTCCTGCCATTTCCTGAAGCGCCAGGCAAAAGGGATATGGCGCTTGATGGCGACTTCCCTGAGAAGGGTGGCGGTGATGGAGGGGAGGACGCGTTTTGATGGTAGTGTCTGACAAAGCGTGCCGTTTTCCCACCAGAGGATACTGCTGAAAAGCCCTTCAAGCAGATACTGCCCGGGTGTGCAGAGAATCCCTTCATCTGCCCCCATTGCCATGATTTGCTGTCTTTGTTTGTCCAGGAGTGAAATATCCGGTCCTTTGTGCCGGGGATGGCGCCGGCGGTCTCT encodes:
- the pmbA gene encoding metalloprotease PmbA — translated: MNDSVFVHTRDQLKQIAEDVLRYAREKGASSAAVGVSDGNGLSVSVRKGDIETIERNQDKAVGVTVYIGRRSGNATSADFSESALRATVEAAYNIASFTAEDESAGLPDEDMIEKNPPDLKLYYPWGITTDEAVEIAQRCEAAAFDVDKQITNSEGATVTVQHSHFITADSQGFMGGYPYTRHAISVAPIAGEGAGMERDYWYTTSRNPDKLDSPESVGRYAAERTLARLNARQIETQRCPVLFEAPLAIGLMSAFVNAVSGGALYRKSSFLVDSLGRQVFPEHISLFEDPHIIGATGSSPFDDEGVRTTARYVVSNGIVQGYFLSSYSARRLGMKTTGNAGGAHNLFFTSSQTGKTDDFAAMLKKLDRGLVVTDLMGQGVNYVTGDYSRGASGFWVENGVIQYPVQEITIAGNLKDMFAQIVAIGADVINRGGRESGSILIENMMVAGN
- a CDS encoding FG-GAP repeat protein, which produces MKRLCGFLLFAFLFSSAVAQTRFTLPGVSENYLAEISVICKKDECGGPGEIKLFSKKTGKLFQTFHSDDLFFFPSADGQPSVSVVELYGEQSVLIFDDFNFDGHEDIAIRNGNESGYGGPSYDVYVYNITRKKFMPSEELTALAHDNLGMFHVDHQRKRLVTFSKSGCCWHLATEYEVVPGKGLLKVYEFEEAMTASGDMIEVTARTLVNGQWVIESKRVPTAAYYPDETAEKP
- a CDS encoding aminotransferase class IV, whose protein sequence is MDNTPLTYRYTRKGELHRVTDTENRLLVADSFLVDNGMARAPERHAARFVNSCLFFADLKTSELARFWQLAMQQIPVGGLWFPRVEMAGPKKAPLLQIRIRPAPQLQSEARLAHGETRDRRRHPRHKGPDISLLDKQRQQIMAMGADEGILCTPGQYLLEGLFSSILWWENGTLCQTLPSKRVLPSITATLLREVAIKRHIPFAWRFRKWQELDGCETWVVNALHGIRRAINWPLAPWHTPAHTDRDDWQLALNQHALRPVASEYPL